The nucleotide sequence gtcacacacacacacacacacacacacacaccaccaccacacacacacacaaaacacaaacaccacacacaacacaccacaccacacacacacactacagacacgaagagtagatagagtagagatagagcgagataggatatatataagagtatgagagtatgagagagatacgagagactagagagagaggagctagagaggataaagaggataataatatggagagatgagatagagatgatatatataaggagggagatataatatataaagagggagagagcagacgaGGAAAGgatctgcgagagagagagagagagagcagagaggatcgagagagcagagagagggtggacgagatgagagagagagagagagagcgagagagatcggagagagagaggagagagagcgcaaaAAGAGACACGACAAAGggagatgatatattatatagagagagagtagagagatagagaggagaggaatgagtataagatatatcagatataaactatatgatatatatagtagtatgattagatgataaagatagacagatagatagagataggataaTTAGGAGTaggatagagataatagagatagattaaTATGATatcagaatacatatatatgatagatatactataatagatatacagaacATAACattcagagtatatatatagatatatataggatgagtaagatgaatagagagatgatatagatattatatatatatatatagtataggatgagagagacagatagagggtataagatagatatatatagatatagcgagatatatatatatatatatatactagaggatacttattagatagagagagaacatacacacatcacacaaccccaacacccacacactcatcacacacatcacacacaccaacacacatcacacaacaacacacacgacacacacacacacacacaaaacatcacacacacacacacacccatacacacacacacacacaacacacaaacatacacacaaacaaatatgatagatattagctagatatatattctatatatatattatatataatgatatgactatagataatatatatcgtatacagtattatatacatatatcgacatgatagagacatagacatacagatataatatttataatagattatatgtaatagatatatatgtattctatatatatatatatatctatatattatatatatataatatatatagatatgtataattctttcttatctatatatcttatctttttttgtatatatacaacacataatatagattatatatattatataatatatatatatatatatattatatatataatctatacatttttttttttactaaggacattggcgatcatggattcagATTTCAACACTTAACTTAAAAGCCGCAGCAATCAAGAACAAGATTCAGCTATTCCCCAATCTTATCGGTTATGACCACGACACACAGGCGAGCAGCAACACAAAGACTGCCTAGTCCTTAGCTGACTGGGGAGCCTAACGGCTCCCCTGTTGATCTCCAtttcaccttcagcacccagccatacctgtgggcactcactcACAATTACTccagaaagagatatagaccagtccatgtagtagatgccaaccatctactacaatttatatttatatatgtatatatctataataccgacatatataatagagagagaaaacctgTATgcatactcaacacacacacacacacacaccacacacacacacaccacacacacacacacacacacacacaaacaaacaacacaacacacacatatatatagctagatactatatatatatactataatgatatatatactatacatagatataattatatatatatataatatatatatatagccagcaTAAATAGACAAGAGTTCAGGACAGATACGATCATAtatgagatatgaatatatatatcctatatatatattataatactatatatactatatatatacgactatataatatttatattatatatatagataatatatatatagtgtatatacatatatagaatagtaatactatatatcatatatatatatatatgagatatatactattatatctaagctaatatttatataatacataatctatcatatatatagataccatcatatatatatatatatatatatatctttttatactcttatatatatatatacaattgtcaGTATCTGTCTGACTATTCTGTCTATTCTATCtggctatatataatagatatatatatactatacatatatataattatatatagatatatatgatatattataatatatataatatataatatattatatatctatactataaatattatatatatatattttatatatatgacaccaatcatagatatatatacctacgatgtatataaatatcgtcGCCGTCTTCGGTCGCGTCCCTGTTTCTGTCTTCGTTACGGGgtcgttgtgtgtctgtgtggtgtaccCATATACTTGTTTATCCTttaatgtgtgtgcgtctgtgcggcttacatacatatatattagtatatactatatactattatattatttagattataaatattattttataatatattattatatattataattataattataatctaatataatatatccctgGCATaactatttatagtatataaatatatatattaatatatattaatataatatatacactttaatatatataataaatatatatatttatataatgtatcgtATGGTCTACTTAtagaaaaagtatttatatatctataataattaatgtcaaatgatacacccaccacacacatcacaccaaacacacacttaccacacaccaaacccaccacacaccaaccacacacaacacacacacacacacacaccacacacaactacacactaaacacaacacacacacactacacacacacacacttttctcgtGTGCTAGCTTTTTTCGTTGTGTTGATGTCGATAGATGTTGATGACGTACGTATTGgtatagaaaatacatatatctaatctatatatatgatatatattatatatatatgtatgtctatatatatatatatgacgtaatactataatatatatatctatatataatatataataatatatatatttatatatattataatataatatacataatatattactatataaatatattattatatatataatatatatatatatatatataattatatataatacatattataaataatggtaaacactcttccgtgtatgTGATACTTCTTTATGGGTAGTAGAAAATCCAtagactgcaaaaaaaaaaacaacaaaacaaaccagaAAAAGAGACATTCTTTGCAAATCCACCTGGATCGCCCATCTCACAGAAGAGTGAGTGAACTGGACGAGGACActggaaaaagatggaaaagctTGAGGAAAACGACCCAGAGAATTGATAGAGCAGAGAGAGgctagaaggagaagagatggactGAGAAGattacacaaagagagagaggagcgagagagagcagagagagacgagagagaggagagagaggatgagagatcgagatagagagagagagaaggcagaagagagaggagagagtatgagaaagagagagagagagagagagagtgagagagtgatatgagacgagaagaagaggagagagagagatggagagagagagaggatgacgagaggcagagtgagagatgagagagagagagatgatagattgagattttttttagagtgagagagagagagagtgtacctatgtatgtatattaaatacctatgataataacaatgacattaatggTGAATAGTGATAACAAACTAATAACAGCAGTTATGCAATAATGATTGCTGATAATAAGCAAAAAGTTGAATAAATTTAATCAAATAGTCATTTTATAATCCTGTTTGTGTTTCATCTGTTTGTTTGAAGTTACACTTGATATCATATTCCAAAGTTCCACATGACTACATAGTTATAGTTgagtaatttcaataaaaatggggcacatcgccccccccccatgtctGAAGCCATTATTCCATGAAAAAGACCTCCACTCCTTAGTGGAGGTCTTTTCAATTAGATGCAAAATAGGATGATAATTGacaatgtaaatattaaaaaatgacacccacacacatattccgAGTTTATTAGAATCCTCTTTTCActcaattattaccatttttgttgttattattactattaataacataataatagtaataacaataatgataaaaataatgataataatgatggcaataacaaaaacaataataataataataataataataataataataataataataacaaaaaacaataataataatgaataaaaaaataataatatataataataatactacataataaacagataatatataatgaaaataataaaaggataataataataacaatattgatattcactaataataatgaaaatattgtgaaaatattactgataattgtaataattatgataatagtaataataatgataatagtaataataatgaatgatatacagttataacaatagaataataattgtataatgataatactctcatatattgtattatctgCTTTACGTTTACTGCGAAATCTTCAGTTCATACTACTTCTTCAAAAATACATATGATTCTGATGAACATATACTCAATATGTGTCATATACAATTAGTAGTGTAAGGATTCTACATTAtcagttatgatcattattaacagtattttatcatatttatcattatccttactattattattattgttatcattattattattattattattattatattattattattattatgttattattatcattagattatactatttatatatttatgctcatcatcattttcattataatttatcaGCACGTATTAGCATattgtatttatctatcctttttactgctaatattattatcattatgataatatatatgatcataaaaatgttcatgataatagtaatgatacataTACTGTAACAAGCACAAGAAGGATCTGGGGTAAACAGCGCCCAATTTCCCTTGCTGGGACTCACTGTGTTGTCAGAGTTTACCaagtatcaatataattttttctttacttccttcccccctcccccatgtatTTGCTTCTGGCCATGACACtgaaaataccaataatattaatgataaaaatagaccAACAAGATGTAAATGTAATGTTGGCagtgtacatatttttttgttattataattggtaACAAGAACAAAGTACaaaaatttgtaatttatttaatCCTTCATGAATATGCAAGTATAAGTATATGCAAAGGATATAATAATGTATcgtaaataaaaagacaatagaATGAAGTCCATTGTGGAACATAAAAAGACAAATCAATTTAGTCCTATATTCTAAtgtgtcaaaaaaaaatgtaagttggTATTAACCCTatctattttacatttacttttgtGACTTTTAGAAattagatttaagaaaatataatttgtattacaTTACAGCTATATATGCTCTTTTACCTGTTTGCCATATAACACATGTAcagacaatatatagatatttcattttcataGTAAATTTCAAACACATTTCATAGTTTATCTCAAAACACTTTTAAATCAATATTtttgcttccttctcttccccttaatTTCCTAAAAACACACAGTGGAAacttagtaaaaaatatataaaatatcaataaggcTTTTATTCAAAATTACAATGTGTGTCTCTTTAGCCATCACATAACAGGCTAGTTTACTAGAAGAAAGAgtcacagagaaacagagaaagaaaaagggaataagaagagaaaatactAATGGGAAAAATGGAAAGTATATATAGGcatgaaagaaggaagataaaaaaaaaaaaaaaaatagtatggaaataatttataataaaatcactaaaatgaaggagagaaaaaaagaaaagaaaaagatgaggaaacAACTATAAATCATCTGTTCTCCGTCTCATATTCTTTTTCATGTCGTCGGCTTGCTTTCTTCTTGCTATATCCGACACTTTCTCACCTGCTTCATGCCTTGCTGAGAGAGTCACTGTCTTCTCCTTAAAAGAAGACTCCTGTTGTTTGAAGGACAGCTCAGGACCATAGTACTCATTTTCAGGTAGCTCTGGTAACTGGTAGTCAATCTGCTTGGCTGGTTCCCTGACAAGAGTTTTTCCAATTAAATCAAGGAAAAATGTGACAAGGTACTACTACATAAAAATGCAATGTGGTGAAATCATAAGGTAAAATTGAATAATGCCATCAAGTTGATGAAAATATAGTGAGAATATGTagtgaatgaataatgaataattctttaaaagcaaaaaaacatctGGTCAACAAAAAAGAGGGATAAATTTGTGATTCATGTCATGAAATGGACATATTAAGAACAAAATGAAGTTTCATAGAAACTATTATACAAATTTTGAATATTTAAGACTTGTCTatacaataaataacaagaaTTCAAGTGCTTAAACTGTtcctaatattaatgatacacaGCTGTTTTTTAGATGAAGTAATGGCCTACAGTAAATATTATAACTTCTGGGGTTActggaatgaataataataaaaaaatataaatatactccaACTTACAACAAAGTTTCAGTTACTTAAATATCTCTATTTGTACAAATGTATTGAATGAtgaatttctattatcataaacaGCAATATATTTACTAAGCCTCATACTTCAAACATATCCatacactcgaaaaaaaaaaaaaaaaaaaaaaaaatttggtgttttggtacataaaacaataaatgataaatgatatttaGTAACCAAATATTTCTACAAAAGACAAGATAATACTCCTTAACTCTAACCTAAAACTTCAAATACAGTGAACTGCATATCTATAATCTTAAGCTTCAAAGACAGGAGGAAATGAGCTTCatacttttcaatttttttccatgaGCTAAAGGCTTCGGCTTTCAGGACTGGACACAAGGAGAGAGTGCAGAGGGTGAGAGTATGTCGTTCTCCTGAATCCCTTTGCCCACTCTTGGTGCTCAATTTTTCCTGTTCTTCTATGGATAAGTAACCATCTTCTGGAGTCTCCCATTTTGATTCTGCAAGAATTGATAATCAATCAGAtggtttaaaattttgaaattctaCTCAGGATAGGTTAGGGAAGAGTTCAGCAATTATGCAACATaaactaagaataaaaaaacattatatatcatatgtaatcgAACTTCATACCAGAGTTTGCCACAAgatggacacagacagacagagacagagacagagactgacagacagatggacacacaaacacacactgccaTGTGTgcacacaagaagaaaaagaagaagaagaaaaaggtgaataaTTACTCAGCCAGACAAGCAACTTACCACCTGTTCCAATGTGCCAGTAATAAGTGTAACCTTCTGGCGACTTTGCTTCATACCAGTTCTTGATTACAGATGCTTCTTTTTTACTACTGTTTTTTGattctgtctttttattcttGATGACAATTTCTGCATTACTAGCTGCAGCAATTTCGCTTATTTTGGATCCTGTCATGTCGGGATTCTGCTCAATGTCGCTTTTGTATGCCTTTAATGCTGCCTTGAGACAAAATACATCATTATCAAATCTTAAGTCTAaagatcaatgaaaataatacaattcAGTGATATGTATAACCATCTATCCTATAAACTTTTTCCTCCAAGAAGTACCTCTTCCATTGATTTGAGAAAGTCAGCTTCATTTTGCTTGGCCTCAAAATCTTCCcgtcccttttttcccatctctGCCAGCCGTATCTGCACATTTTCTTTGTGACGTTTTCCCCTCTCATGGAATTCGATGCTAGGCTTGTTGTCTGCTATCCAGCATTTACAGAAGTCACAAAACTTCCTTGGATTTGACTTCCAGTATTCAGACCTAAAAGCAGATATGTAAAAATAAGTAAGAACCAAAAACAACAGGAACAAggacaggaaaaaagaagaagaaaaaaaaaagacatatcaataaagtaattatagaatttcacttttttgtttttttttaactgatgcaATATTACAttcaatgtttatataatatactgcaATGAGGATATGTATAAATAAGACGACACACTGGTTAATCAATAAGCAAAAAATGTcttggttgtggtttttgtgagTATCTATggtcatatatggatacacacacacacgcacacacatgcacacgcacaccacacacaacaaacacaaacccacacacacacacacacaaacacaccacacacacaaaccacacacacaccacacatcacacctaatggtacagatacagatatataaatataaatgatagatacatactatgatatagatatattatatatggatatcatATCTAATCacagaatatacataatattatattatatatattatatatatactgtattatatatattgataatatgtatataatatatatataataattatatattatattatatatattacacacaacacacagcacacacacacacacacactatataataatataatatatatatatatatatatatatatatattaatatactatatatatatatagtatatatataaaaccccacacacgcatgtgtatataaacatacatatatatacatatctatatacacatatatacatacacatctactttttaaaaatctatctatatacatttattacatatatttattcatatctacttatttatctagctatctttttatttaaatatggAATTTCCTTCACAAATTGATAATAAGGTAGtacttaagtatatattataaaatgactGTACTAAGATGGTGAAAATCTAATGACACTCACAGAGAGGGAAAATCTAAACTCAATGGTTTATGAAATAAtctaccaaaaataaaatttgaaatgaagaaaaacagtGACTGGGTTAGGTAGTGGAGGCAAAATCCCAAGATTtagaatgataaatgataattttagATTCATATGAGTGAACCTATGGTTCTCTATTTAATCCCTCAGTGACAGTatcagaaaatggaagaagatagaaaatactAAGAAATTCCAAAACACTgcaaataattacaacaaaacataATTATTGCAAGACTGGTTGGATGTGTGAAACAAGGAATACCCTCAGACCTATTCTGAAATTCCCTTGAATttcagaaaaataaggaaaagaaataagttaaatatgtgtttctgtgaatgtttgtgtgtgtgtgtgtgtgtgtgtgtgtgtgtgtgtgtgtgtgtgttgtgtgtgtgtgctgtgtgtgtgtgtgtggtgtgtgtgtgtgtgtctatatctattatctacttatatatatatatattatatatatatatatataatatatatatatataatataaatgagatgagagagagagagagagagagagagtgatgtgcgtgagtgagtgagtgaagtgagtgagtgagtgagtgagtgagtgagtgagtgagtgggagtgagtgagctagtgaaggagtgagtgaggagtgatggAGAGTGAGTGACTGTGAAGTGAGTGACAGTGaaatgaggagtgagtgagtgtactgtgagtgtgtcatgtgtgtggtcgctgtgtgtgttgtgtggtgtgtgtgtgtggtgtgtgtaggttgaGTGAGGGAGGAtctcagtgagtgagtgagtgagtgatgggagtgagtgtgtgtgtgtgtgtgtgtgtgtgtgttgtgtgtgtgtgtgtggttgtgtgttttgtcgcTGTCATCTGTCCGTGAAGAGacgagaataaataataaatgtatatgtatatctataaatatgcacGTAAGAACTTTTCTTTATATAACCTGCCAGTTACAAGTAtggaataataacgaaaacactCTTTCTCACATAGCCTGTGTATATAGAAGAATTAATTCAAAATTTCGAGTTTCTCCTTCAATTGTCAATCTTGTTTACAAATATCAATCTAAATTCTGATTtgacttccctttctttttctaagtTTAGGAAAGAGAGATATTTTAGCACGGTAGAATATAAGTTTTTATACATAATTGAGATTATTCATCATAAGCATATTACATGACAATGTGGGACTTTTAAATTAGACAATAAACATTGAGATTTTGATTTGACTTATTCCAAAATTATCCTTTTTGATTTTAAACAAAACTTACGAGGAGAAGTTCATCTAAAATATAATACCATGAAAACGAAAAATTATCTGTGATCCTAAGTACATTTTTGGATATAGCAAAGCCTCGAAACAAAGTACAAAACACGAGAGtcggaaattttaaaagaattaaacCTCTGGCAAAAAATTCGCGCTAAAAAATCTGGCGCATGCGCAGTCGTAGTCGTGTTGTTTGGCTTGATCGATGCGGTCGTGAGTGAAGCCTCGCATCCGCtcctcatttcatcatttcatctcaATTCATGCTCCTGGGTCGTCTCTCTTTGCCTAATGATGGCGTCCCAAGATGGTAGGTATATTCGAGAAGGGCAAGAGGGAGGTTAGAGAAAGTTTTATCGTAGAACGAAGTTGAaatagaggagagatggggggtgaTGCCCAACACTGCCGCTTGAGGGGGAATTACTGAGATGAGACAATAACAAAGgcatttttttagggttttagggACGCTAGAGAATTGCACGCCTTTAGGTGATGAGGAACGGAGGAGAAGGCATAGAAGGAAAGGTGGGAGTCCGTCAACAAataggaagtgagggaggaaaggataaaagaggaagggaggaggaggagggaagtggcgGGATTAGAATAACGTCATAATCGTCGTTAATTTTTTTGAGATTTTCGCCTTTGGGGTTATCGAATTTAAACTCTCAAAGCTTTATTAAAATGTATTCGAGGAAATCTTTCATTATGTTAGCTTTGTGATCTTTAATTATAGGAGATGCCTGTTGAGATAGGTGTCACACCTCTGCAACTACATTTTGATCAGTATTGTTTGTCAGCATATTTTGCAATGTGTCTTATTTTGACCATGACCCTTTATAGTTTTCATAGTTAATTATTACAAGACACCATATGTCTTCTATTGTCTTTTGCACCACACCCTAATAGTGTGGTGCAATGGACAGCACAGACATACATATTGGTGTAAATTCCTTGAGTGTTTGGCAAGACTGACAGGTTCTGtgcattttatacattgtatacatGAGTGGAGTTTGTTGTGCTTTGCTGGTGCTCTGGAGGTGATTAGGTCATATTGGTTGTATGACTTTGTGCTAACTTCTGGTTAGATTGTAAACCATCACAGATGAAATCAAGTTTTTAAATGGATCTGGATAGGGTGTAGCAAATAGAATTATGAGTAATAGGTCTTGTATTTTAAAATGCTAGTATACTCTTCTGTTATCAgttttacttcattattcttAGTTTATCCTGTTTTCTTACTGTTATAAGTATGGCATGCATCAGTAAATGCCATTCTGCACTTGAGCAATTGTCCAGCATCTGATGTGTGTGCGAGAGCTAATTCCAGCCGTTAAGACATAGATTCCTGACATGATGAAGTGTCACTTTGCATTTGTTAATAATGGCCATGTTATGATAGCCTATCACACATTGTCATTGgggttaacccaatcggcacagaggcaagaatacatgccatgcccactgtaatataagtttattcattgtatttatacatagatggctttACACAGTGCTTAGTCACccaggagtcagttattagtcctctTTTAgttactcttttccttgacttttgggaaaggtcatttgtattatttcattgtcttaaatgttaccaagattataAAAACAATTGAACAAtcaaaacatcaataacaataataacagtatcaatatcaattatatgaaaaagaagaacacATTTTccagccaattcaaggaatggagaaatcaggatcggtcacaagGACATAATGATATACTCATTGCTGGCTGAGCaaatgtggagccatctgtatgtatcaaaaatcacaaaaagttATAGGGTACAGAACGTAAAGCTATTGTGGTTGGGTTTAAGCAGCATGCCCCACTGGGGTTTTACTGACCATCACCAGGGGTTCTTCgagaaattgtaaaataaatatgcattattaCAAAAATGACAGTGATCTTAGCTCTTAAGTTCTGGATGATGTGACCATCAGATCATGAAAATTTTTTGACGAGGGGCGGGTGATGCGAACATgctgtcatgggaaaatttgACTATGGGTTGTGGTGACGCAAACTTGGGGTGAAGCTGTCATGAGGATTTTGACTAAAGGCTAGGGTGACAGGAATGACCTGCCACAAGTGCACAAAGCTCATGGAGTATTAGGAAGGGGCTTTTTGCACCATTTCCATCGATAAAAGCATGTGG is from Penaeus monodon isolate SGIC_2016 chromosome 12, NSTDA_Pmon_1, whole genome shotgun sequence and encodes:
- the LOC119579287 gene encoding WW domain-binding protein 4-like — encoded protein: MSEYWKSNPRKFCDFCKCWIADNKPSIEFHERGKRHKENVQIRLAEMGKKGREDFEAKQNEADFLKSMEEAALKAYKSDIEQNPDMTGSKISEIAAASNAEIVIKNKKTESKNSSKKEASVIKNWYEAKSPEGYTYYWHIGTGESKWETPEDGYLSIEEQEKLSTKSGQRDSGERHTLTLCTLSLCPVLKAEAFSSWKKIEKEPAKQIDYQLPELPENEYYGPELSFKQQESSFKEKTVTLSARHEAGEKVSDIARRKQADDMKKNMRRRTDDL